A region of Panthera uncia isolate 11264 chromosome D4, Puncia_PCG_1.0, whole genome shotgun sequence DNA encodes the following proteins:
- the CEL gene encoding bile salt-activated lipase, translated as MECGQPGGRAGGRRRERGPLLGSWRLGGWLQPHKYARAQTRATQRRAHTMGRLELLVLGLACCLAAASAAKLGAVYTEGGFVEGVNKKLSLFGNYVDVFRGIPFAAVPRPLENPERHPGWQGTLKAKDFKKRCLQATITQDNTYGAEDCLYLNIWVPQGKKEVSRNLPVMIWIYGGAFLMGAGHGANFLSNYLYDGEEIATRGNVIVVTFNYRVGPLGFLSTGDANLPGNYGLRDQHMAIAWVKRNIAAFGGDPDNITIFGESAGGASVSLQTLSPYNKGLIRRAISQSGVALCPWAIQKNPLFWAKRIAEKVGCPLDDTARMARCLKVTDPRALTLAYKMPLAGMEYPMLHYLGFLPVVDGDFLPDDPVNLYVNTADIDYLAGTNNMDGHVFASIDMPAINKQKQEVTEEDFYKLVSGLTITKGLRGANTTFDIYTEPWALDASQETRKKTVVDFETDILFLVPTKIALAQHRANAKSAKTYTYLFSHPSRMPTYPKWVGADHADDIQYVFGKPFATPLGYRSQDRTVSKAMIAYWTNFARSGNPNMGHSAVPTHWDPYTVESDNYLEINRKMDGGSMKQHLRTNYLRYWTLTYQALPTMTADGAPPGPPSGDSDAAPAPPSGDSXXXPSGDSDAAPAPPSGDSDAAPAPPSGDSEGVQMPAVIGF; from the exons ATGGAGTGTGGCCAGCCTGGAGGGAGGGCCGGAggtaggaggagggagaggggccctCTGCTGGGAAGCTGGCGACTCGGAGGCTGGCTCCAGCCCCATAAATACGCGAGGGCCCAAACCAGGGCCACGCAGAGGCGGGCACacaccatggggcgcctggagcTGCTCGTCTTGGGCCTCGCCTGCTGCCTAGCAGCAGCGAGTGCGGCCAAG CTGGGCGCCGTGTACACGGAAGGAGGCTTCGTGGAAGGCGTCAACAAGAAGCTCAGCCTCTTTGGCAACTATGTGGACGTCTTCAGAGGCATCCCCTTCGCCGCCGTCCCCAGGCCCCTGGAGAACCCGGAGCGGCACCCCGGCTGGCAAG GGACCCTGAAGGCCAAGGACTTCAAGAAGCGTTGTCTGCAGGCCACCATCACCCAGGACAACACCTACGGGGCGGAGGACTGCCTCTACCTCAACATCTGGGTCCCCCAGGGCAAGAAGGAAG TCTCCAGGAACCTGCCCGTCATGATCTGGATCTACGGAGGCGCCTTCCTCATGGGGGCCGGCCACGGGGCCAACTTCCTCAGCAACTACCTGTACGACGGGGAGGAGATCGCCACTCGGGGCAACGTCATCGTGGTCACCTTCAACTACCGCGTCGGCCCCCTGGGCTTCCTCAGCACTGGGGACGCCAACCTGCCAG gtAATTATGGCCTCCGGGATCAGCACATGGCCATTGCCTGGGTGAAAAGGAACATCGCAGCCTTCGGGGGGGACCCCGACAACATCACGATCTTTGGAGAGTCAGCCGGAGGTGCTAGCGTTTCTCTGCAG ACCCTCTCTCCTTACAACAAGGGCCTCATCCGGCGAGCCATCAGCCAGAGTGGAGTGGCACTATGCCCCTGGGCCATCCAGAAGAACCCCCTCTTCTGGGCCAAAAGG atcGCCGAGAAGGTGGGCTGCCCGTTGGACGACACCGCCAGGATGGCCAGGTGTCTGAAGGTCACCGACCCCCGTGCCCTGACGCTGGCCTATAAGATGCCCCTGGCAGgcatggagt atCCCATGTTGCATTACCTGGGCTTTCTCCCCGTCGTCGACGGTGACTTCCTCCCCGATGACCCCGTCAACCTATACGTCAACACGGCCGACATCGACTACCTAGCAGGTACCAACAACATGGACGGCCACGTCTTTGCCAGCATCGACATGCCAGCCATCAACAAACAGAAACAGGAGGTCACCGA GGAGGATTTCTACAAGCTGGTCAGCGGGCTCACCATCACCAAGGGGCTCAGGGGAGCCAACACCACCTTTGACATCTACACCGAGCCCTGGGCCCTCGACGCGTCCCAGGAGACCAGGAAGAAGACCGTAGTGGACTTCGAGACGGACATCCTCTTCCTGGTGCCCACCAAGATTGCCctggcccagcacagagccaatgccaA gaGCGCCAAAACCTACACCTACCTGTTTTCGCACCCCTCTCGGATGCCCACCTACCCCAAGTGGGTGGGGGCTGACCACGCCGATGACATCCAGTACGTCTTTGGGAAGCCCTTTGCCACGCCCCTGGGCTACCGGTCCCAAGACAGGACCGTCTCCAAGGCCATGATCGCCTACTGGACCAACTTTGCCAGAAGCGG GAACCCCAACATGGGCCACTCAGCTGTGCCCACGCACTGGGATCCCTACACTGTGGAAAGTGACAACTACCTGGAGATCAACAGGAAGATGGACGGCGGCTCCATGAAGCAGCACCTGAGGACGAATTACCTGCGCTACTGGACCCTGACTTACCAGGCGCTGCCCACGATGACCGCAGACGGggcccccccgggccccccctcCGGGGACTCGGATGCCGCCCCCGCGCCCCCCTCGGGCGACTCNNNNNNNNNNCCCTCCGGGGACTCGGATGCCGCCCCCGCGCCCCCCTCGGGCGACTCCGATGCCGCCCCCGCGCCCCCCTCCGGGGACTCTGAAGGGGTTCAAATGCCTGCAGTCATTGGCTTCTAA